aaggggaactggcccccacagtgagcctggtttctcccaaggttatttttcaccattaaccaacatccttgccacagtcaccttcagcttgctcgcaggggttctaaatacaattattatttatttaatttcaaaacatattttacaatcatgtttaatcaaactacacaatgatcactgtaagacattatagatattaaagtttctttttttttttcttaatgcatgatttcctgtaaagctgctttgaaacgatgtgtgttttgaaaagcactatacaaataaaaatgttgactTCAATTTGGTGAcaatcacatgaatcccctaggaggagtattaaaaagttcagggcctgcgatttaaaaacaaatgcacattcaatccaaaatgaCTGACTCCCTGTTGAGCATAGCTAATGTCTGTAATTTTGAGCTTGCAAAATATCAGCGGTCCACAGAGACACAGACGTGTGGCCGCCAATGCAAGGGAAAGACGGAGGATGCACAGACTGAATCAAGCCTTTGACAAACAGAGGAGTGTCATTCCATCCTTAGAGAATGAGAAAAAACTGTCCAAATACAACACCCTGCAGATGGCACAGATATACATCACAGAGCTGTCCGAGTTGTTGGAGGGTGTTGTGCACTCGGAGTGCAGAGTTTTCAGGGAGGGGTGCGGCCCACCAGGCAGTCAGAGGACTTCAGCTCAGTCTTTGAGGACTAGCGTCAATTACACAAAGGATGCACCTTCCCCTAATTTCGTTCTGGAGAAAAGCGACGTCACGTCATCAAATGCCAGTGATGGCGAATCGTCGCATTTTAGTGACACTGAAGAAGGACAGACTGGAGGACGCTGATGCCTTCAGTGGACTGATTTTGTGGCACTAAGGCCGTAATTAATCATTACGTATTTGTCTGTGTTTTAGTAGACATTGAAAGAACAAAATAGATAGACCCTGATGATGGTTAGTTCTAGACAATGTTTGATTGACAAAATTTATGAAAGCTCTCAAaaaaagtgtgtgagtgtgtgtgtgtgggagtgtgttcTGTACAAACCCTTTAGTTGCACTTTATGGTCAGATCCAGATCAACGTGTTCAAAACCTCCATCAGAAATGACAGAAACTtgctactgatatcttacctcaaatgtttaataaaaataattttttcatacatttcgatttgatcattttatttacagtatacattTATTGTATAGGGGAGAGCGGGACACAAACTAATGCGGGGCTAGTTGTAACACACGTGGTTTAAACGTTTCCACACACACTGGTAAAAACTTTGAAAGATATCatca
This region of Xyrauchen texanus isolate HMW12.3.18 chromosome 23, RBS_HiC_50CHRs, whole genome shotgun sequence genomic DNA includes:
- the LOC127663474 gene encoding transcription factor ATOH1-like, yielding MSVILSLQNISGPQRHRRVAANARERRRMHRLNQAFDKQRSVIPSLENEKKLSKYNTLQMAQIYITELSELLEGVVHSECRVFREGCGPPGSQRTSAQSLRTSVNYTKDAPSPNFVLEKSDVTSSNASDGESSHFSDTEEGQTGGR